In Halomonas denitrificans, one DNA window encodes the following:
- a CDS encoding cupin domain-containing protein, translating into MSNANESAIVPILKRTLANDDFRQTVITGEKCQVVLMTIQPGEEIGAEVHGGHDQVLVLAEGRGQAVLDGQATEVEANDLIFVHAGVEHNFINTGDRPLKLYTLYAPPEHEAGTRHATKSEADAAEHDH; encoded by the coding sequence ATGAGCAACGCAAACGAATCGGCCATCGTTCCGATCCTGAAACGTACCCTGGCCAACGACGATTTCCGTCAGACCGTGATCACCGGCGAGAAGTGTCAGGTGGTGCTGATGACGATCCAGCCCGGCGAGGAAATCGGTGCCGAGGTACACGGAGGGCACGACCAGGTGCTGGTGCTCGCCGAGGGGCGCGGCCAGGCGGTCCTCGACGGCCAGGCCACGGAGGTCGAGGCCAACGACCTGATCTTCGTCCACGCCGGCGTCGAACACAATTTCATCAATACGGGCGATCGGCCGTTGAAGCTCTATACCCTGTACGCGCCGCCGGAGCACGAGGCGGGCACGCGCCACGCAACGAAAAGCGAAGCCGACGCGGCCGAGCACGACCACTGA